The following are encoded in a window of Urocitellus parryii isolate mUroPar1 chromosome 7, mUroPar1.hap1, whole genome shotgun sequence genomic DNA:
- the LOC144255952 gene encoding thymosin beta-4-like — MSDMAEIKKFDKSKLQKTETWEKNPLPSKEMIEQEKQAGK, encoded by the coding sequence ATGTCTGATATGGCTGAGATCAAGAAATTTGATAAGTCCAAACTGCAGAAGACAGAAACATGGGAAAAAAATCCTCTGCCTTCAAAAGAAATGATTGAACAGGAGAAGCAAGCAGGCAAATAG